The Longimicrobiaceae bacterium genomic interval CCGGCTCCGTGCAATCGAGCGACTCCAGCGACACCGGCATCACCAGCCACAGCGACCGGATCGGGTCGTCGCCGCGCCCGTCCAGCAGGATGCCGCTTCGCGAGCCGTGCAGCCGGATGCGCACCTCCTCGGCCGACACCACGTCGAGCACGTCGGCCATCATCGCCGCGTTGAACGCCAGGGTGACCGGATCCCCCAGGATCGTCGCCTCCACCTGGTCGTGGGCGCTGCCCACGTCGGGCGAGTTGGTCCAGAGGCGCAGGCTGCGGTTCTCCGCCCGGAGGATGACTGCCTTGTTCGGCTGCGTCCGGGCGAGCGTCGCCGTCCTGCGGACCGCCTGGGCAAGGGTGGCGGTGGGCACCTGGACGACCGCGCCCGGCGCGCGGGGAAGGATCCTGGCGTAGTCCGGGTACTCGCCCGCGAGCGTGCGCCCGGTGAGGGTGAGCCCGGCCACCCTGAACGAGACGGTGGTGTCGCCGAACAGAACCGTGACGGGCCCCCGGCCCTTAAAGTGCCGCTCCGCCGCCGCGAGGAGCTGCGGCGGCACCGTGCAGCGGACGCCGTCAGGCAGACCGGCGACGGGCGCCTCGCAGATCCCGACCTGGCGACCGTTCGTCGCCACCATACGCAGCGAGGTCGCGGTGGTCTCCAGCAGGACGCCGCAGAGGATGCCGCGTCCCTCCTCCTTCGCCGTGAGCCACGCCACGCGCGCCGCCATCGCGCCCAACACGTCGCTGGGCACGGTGGCTTCGTTCGTCCCGGGCGGCAGGCTCGCCGGGCCGCCGACGTAGTCATCGGCCGCGGCGGCGGCGAGCCGGAACCGGGAGTTCCCCGCGTCGATCGCGCCGGCCGCCTCGGCCAGGTGCAGGCGCGTCCTGCTGGCGGGATCGCTGGCGCGTGCGATCTCCGCGAGCTGACGCCCAGGGAGGCACATGCTGCCCGGGACGGTCACCTCGCCCTTGATCTCCACCTCGATGGAGAAGTCGAGGTCGGTGCCCCGGTACGTGACCACGCCGTCGTCGCGCGCCTCGATCTGCACGAGCGTGAGCGCGGGGAGGATGCCCTCGCGGCGTGGGAGGGCGTCGGCCGCCGTGTCGATGGCCGCCCGGTGTTCCCTGGTGTCGATGGTGAAGTCCATGGCCGTCCGCTGCTAGGGGGAGGAAGGCCGTGGGCTGGCCTTCCATGCGCAGCGGGACGTTCTCGGGGAAGGGGCGGCCCGCAGGCCGCGCTCGCGCTCATCTGAGCGCAAGAGGGAGACGCTC includes:
- the dnaN gene encoding DNA polymerase III subunit beta; the protein is MDFTIDTREHRAAIDTAADALPRREGILPALTLVQIEARDDGVVTYRGTDLDFSIEVEIKGEVTVPGSMCLPGRQLAEIARASDPASRTRLHLAEAAGAIDAGNSRFRLAAAAADDYVGGPASLPPGTNEATVPSDVLGAMAARVAWLTAKEEGRGILCGVLLETTATSLRMVATNGRQVGICEAPVAGLPDGVRCTVPPQLLAAAERHFKGRGPVTVLFGDTTVSFRVAGLTLTGRTLAGEYPDYARILPRAPGAVVQVPTATLAQAVRRTATLARTQPNKAVILRAENRSLRLWTNSPDVGSAHDQVEATILGDPVTLAFNAAMMADVLDVVSAEEVRIRLHGSRSGILLDGRGDDPIRSLWLVMPVSLESLDCTEPVAVADIAEPAPLAAAA